From one Musa acuminata AAA Group cultivar baxijiao chromosome BXJ2-6, Cavendish_Baxijiao_AAA, whole genome shotgun sequence genomic stretch:
- the LOC135614194 gene encoding uncharacterized protein LOC135614194 gives MYSVALLQSLLVPHPHLRVQNRRATSPSLWLRRLDVTAKPRRGFRPSAALRRPASDVSPATTNSFLPLLSLTETFRRHLGLLVHFAAAAAFLIGFSARASTPASAAVDPPTVVSSSVNETESSDAIIEQSAENEELKAALEAWKSKTYALTVPLRIVALRGSLPPSWIKDFIQVQGRRLHMNLEYRGGLESIFSDLSSASDKGHLQPKSAMAADIISLGDSWLNFAIIRGLIEPVKHIEEQEWFKNLSNKWKVHLCRNDKGELDPNGYIWGAPYRWGPMVIAYKKEKFRRHNLRPIEDWSDLWRAELAGKVAMVDSSREVIGAVLKYMGSSYNTKDVETQVVGGRKAVLHNLRVLQRQVRLFDSVHYLKAFSSGDVWVAVGWSSDVIPVAKRMSNVAVIVPKSGTSLWADLWVIPYATRFKTDKIGGRVRSPSPLIYQWLEFCLQIASALPFQQEVIPGASPIAFEYPGGPTESTKGKPKLDTNLVDGVPTPEILAKCEFLEPLSEKALEDHEWLISSMDKSGSGWIRNILYSSSALFNSRGGNKKS, from the exons ATGTATTCAGTGGCTCTCCTTCAGTCCTTGCTCGTTCCTCATCCCCACCTCCGCGTTCAAAACCGTAGAGCGACATCTCCCTCCCTGTGGCTTCGAAGGCTGGACGTTACTGCGAAGCCGAGGCGCGGATTTCGGCCATCCGCCGCCCTCCGTCGTCCAGCGTCGGATGTATCACCGGCGACCACGAATTCGTTCTTACCGCTGTTATCTCTTACCGAAACCTTCAGAAGGCATTTAGGCCTGCTGGTTCActttgccgctgctgctgccttcCTCATCGGCTTTAGCGCCCGCGCCTCTACCCCCGCTTCTGCCGCAGTTGATCCCCCTACCGTCGTCAGTTCGTCAG TGAATGAAACGGAGAGCTCCGATGCGATCATAGAACAATCAGCGGAGAATGAGGAGTTGAAAGCGGCATTGGAGGCTTGGAAGTCGAAGACATATGCTTTGACTGTGCCGCTAAGAATTGTTGCCCTTCGTGGATCCCTTCCACCTTCATGGATTAAG GATTTCATTCAAGTGCAAGGAAGGAGATTACATATGAACCTTGAATATCGTGGAGGTCTTGAATCCATCTTCTCTGATTTGTCATCAGCTTCTGATAAAGGTCATCTGCAGCCAAAATCAGCCATGGCAGCTGATATTATTTCCCTTGGTGACTCCTGGCTGAATTTTGCAATTATCAGGGGTCTAATTGAACCTGTTAAACATATAGAAGAACAAGAATGGTTTAAAAATTTAAGCAACAAATGGAAG GTTCATTTATGCAGGAATGATAAAGGAGAATTGGATCCAAATGGTTATATATGGGGAGCCCCATATCGTTGGGGACCTATGGTAATAGCATACAAGAAGGAGAAATTTAGAAGGCACAATTTAAGACCGATTGAG GACTGGAGTGATTTATGGAGAGCTGAGCTCGCTGGGAAGGTTGCAATGGTTGATTCTTCTAGGGAGGTCATTGGTGCAGTGTTGAAATATATGGGATCATCATACAACACCAAGGATGTTGAAACCCAAGTTGTTGGTGGGAGGAAAGCGGTGCTACATAATCTAAGAGTGCTTCAAAGGCAG GTTCGGCTATTTGACAGTGTTCACTACCTAAAGGCATTTAGTTCAGGAGATGTATGGGTTGCTGTAGGATGGAGTAGTGATGTTATTCCTGTTGCCAAGCGCATGTCCAATGTTGCAGTGATTGTTCCCAAGTCAGGGACTAGTCTATGGGCGGATCTATGG GTGATACCTTATGCTACCAGATTCAAAACTGATAAAATTGGTGGCAGAGTCAGAAGCCCGTCTCCGCTAATCTATCAGTGGTTGGAGTTCTGCTTGCAAATCGCAAGCGCATTGCCTTTCCAGCAGGAAGTTATCCCAGGAGCTTCTCCCATTGCCTTTGAGTATCCAGGAGGACCTACGGAATCCACAAAAGGGAAGCCTAAATTAGACACAAATCTAGTTGATGGAGTGCCAACACCTGAAATATTAGCTAAATGTGAGTTTTTAGAGCCATTATCGGAGAAGGCATTAGAAGATCATGAATGGTTGATATCGAGTATGGACAAATCAGGTAGTGGTTGGATCAGGAACATCTTGTACTCAAGCTCAGCATTGTTCAATTCCAGAGGGGGTAATAAAAAGTCATAA
- the LOC103986646 gene encoding multiple organellar RNA editing factor 5, chloroplastic/mitochondrial yields the protein MSRSIISCPITTAAIARYPIASFLSKRCLHLSSSSAPASAAAAARPLVGIRLLRPSPTLLGLAAVGVTSRIGAFRSMARRAGDSGYSPLSSGSRGGSGFSDRPPTEMAPLFPGCDYEHWLIVIDKPGGEGATKQQMIDCYVQTLAKVLGSEEEAKKKIYNVSCERYFGFGCEIDEETSNKLEGLPGVLFVLPDSYVDAENKDYGAELFLNGEIVQRPPERQRRIDAATTQRNDRDRPRYNDRTRYVRRRESQR from the exons ATGTCCCGCTCCATCATCTCCTGCCCCATCACCACTGCCGCCATCGCTCGATACCCCATTGCTTCGTTCCTTTCCAAGCGCTGCCTCCACCTAAGCTCCTCCTCCGCTCCcgcttccgccgccgccgccgcacgcCCGTTAGTCGGTATTCGCCTTCTCCGCCCCTCTCCTACGTTACTTGGGCTGGCCGCGGTGGGAGTGACCTCCCGCATTGGTGCGTTCCGATCCATGGCCCGCCGCGCTGGCGATTCGGGTTACTCGCCCCTGAGTTCGGGCTCCCGTGGTGGTTCTGGTTTCAGCGACCGCCCGCCGACGGAGAtggcgccgctgttccccgggtgCGACTACGAGCACTGGCTTATCGTCATCGACAAGCCTGGAGGCGAGGGGGCCACCAAGCAGCAGATGATCGATTGCTACGTTCAAACCCTAGCCAAGGTCCTCGGCAG TGAGGAGGAAGCGAAGAAGAAAATATACAATGTGTCTTGTGAGCGTTACTTTGGATTTGGATGTGAAATTGATGAGGAGACATCCAACAAGCTCGAAG GTCTTCCTGGTGTTCTTTTTGTGCTTCCAGATTCCTACGTCGATGCTGAAAACAAGGATTATGGAG CTGAATTATTTCTGAATGGAGAAATAGTTCAAAGGCCTCCGGAGAGGCAGAGGAGGATCGATGCAGCCACCACCCAGAGAAATGATAGAGATAGACCCAGATATAATGACAGGACTCGTTATGTTAGGCGGAGGGAGAGTCAGCGATGA